A region of the Desulfovibrio sp. Fe33 genome:
GCACGCCCCACGGCCCCGACGAAATCCGCCGTCCGGTTAATCGAAAAGGTCGTCCAGTTCGTCGAACACGTAGTGCATGTACATGACCTTCGGCGAGCCGCCCATGGAAATGGCCAGCATGGCGGCCTGCATGATCTCTTCCTTGGTCGCCCCGTGGCTGGCCGCTCCCTGGATATGAAGGGAGATGCACATTTCGCACTGGGACATCATGGAGCAGGCCACGTGAATCAGTTCCTGCGTCTTGTGATCGATGGGGCCAAACTGGCTGATCTCCTTTGTGAAGGCAAGGTAATTCGGGAAGACGTTGCCCGCGCGCTGCGTCATTTTGGCCAAGGTCGTTGCTGCTTTTTCGGATGCATCCATGAGATTTTCTCCTGGGTTTTGAAGTTGCGATGCACGAATACAGCAAGGAGTATGCCCCGGTAATTTTTGTATTAGAAAACAGTATGTTTGCTTAAATAACGGATTGCGGAGATGGGGAAAGAAGGCCGAAGCCTGTCCCGGACGTGAACATTGCTCGGATTTCGAACAGGCCGTCCGGGACGGGCTTAGAACAGGCAGTCGAGGAGGGTGGGCAGGGTGACGCCGTGCAAGTAGTCGTCGAGGGGGATTCCGGACAGGCGTTCCTCGATTTCTCGGCGGTCGTGGCGGCTTCCGACGAGCCGTTCCTCCAGCTCGGCGACGTCGCGGACGCCGAAGTAGTCGCCGAACAGCCGGGCTTTGAGGACGCGCCCTTTCTTGACGTAGAGGTTTACGTCCAGCAGGCCGCCGGGGGTGCGGGTGCGTCGGCTGAAATTGTAGGCCGGGGAGGAGCCGAAGTTCCAGTTCCAGGTGCGGTACCGCTTGTCGGCCAGCCGGTCGATGGCCTCGGTCTCGCCGTCGGTCAGGGCCATATGGTCCGGGGAGGCGTTGTCGGATACGAACGCCATGAGCGCCTCGATGAACTCTGTGACTTCCATGGGTTTTTCCAGGTGGCTGGATATGT
Encoded here:
- a CDS encoding carboxymuconolactone decarboxylase family protein, with product MDASEKAATTLAKMTQRAGNVFPNYLAFTKEISQFGPIDHKTQELIHVACSMMSQCEMCISLHIQGAASHGATKEEIMQAAMLAISMGGSPKVMYMHYVFDELDDLFD